Proteins encoded together in one Bacteroidota bacterium window:
- the kynU gene encoding kynureninase, with protein sequence MNYENTLAFAQQTDAADPLKEFRQQFLIPQHNGQDTVYFTGNSLGLQPRSTRDSILQELDDWAKFGVEGHFEARNPWFSYHELLTANAAAVVGAKPIEVVVMNQLTSNLHFLMATFYRPRGLRYKILCEQKAFPSDQYALETQVKWHGYEPEDAIIEVAPREGEHTIRTEDVVAAIENAGESLALVMIGGVNYYSGQLFDMAAITAAAHRAGAYAGWDLAHAAGNVQLKLHEWNVDFAAWCSYKYLNSGPGSVAGAFVHERHAHSNLPRLAGWWGHDKASRFKMEKGFVPVPGAEGWQLSNAPVLSMAAHKAALEIFAQAGMPALCAKSEKLTGYLEFVIDSVSAAHGNCLEIITPRDKTQRGCQLSIVAHGRGRKLFDALTAGGVIADWREPNVIRTAPVPLYNSFEDVWRFGAILNKALQNH encoded by the coding sequence ATGAATTACGAAAACACACTTGCCTTTGCGCAGCAAACCGACGCGGCTGATCCGCTGAAAGAATTCCGACAGCAATTTCTTATTCCCCAGCATAACGGGCAGGACACCGTTTACTTCACAGGCAACTCGCTTGGCTTACAGCCACGATCCACACGCGATTCGATATTGCAGGAACTCGACGACTGGGCGAAGTTTGGCGTGGAAGGCCATTTTGAAGCGCGCAATCCCTGGTTTTCGTATCACGAACTGCTTACAGCGAATGCCGCAGCCGTAGTGGGTGCAAAGCCAATTGAAGTAGTGGTAATGAACCAGCTTACTTCAAACCTGCATTTCCTCATGGCTACGTTTTACCGTCCGCGCGGGCTGCGTTACAAAATTCTGTGCGAGCAGAAAGCGTTTCCTTCAGACCAGTACGCACTCGAAACACAGGTAAAATGGCATGGCTACGAACCCGAGGATGCAATAATTGAAGTGGCTCCGCGCGAAGGCGAACACACGATTCGCACCGAGGATGTAGTTGCAGCCATTGAAAACGCCGGCGAATCGCTTGCACTGGTAATGATTGGCGGCGTGAATTACTACAGCGGCCAGCTTTTCGACATGGCCGCAATTACGGCAGCCGCACACCGTGCAGGGGCATACGCAGGCTGGGATCTGGCGCATGCCGCAGGCAATGTACAACTCAAGCTGCACGAGTGGAATGTGGATTTTGCCGCCTGGTGCAGCTACAAATACCTGAACAGCGGCCCCGGCAGTGTAGCCGGTGCATTTGTACACGAGCGCCACGCGCACAGCAACCTGCCGCGCCTTGCCGGCTGGTGGGGGCATGATAAAGCCTCGCGCTTTAAAATGGAAAAAGGCTTTGTGCCTGTTCCCGGTGCCGAAGGCTGGCAACTCAGCAATGCGCCCGTGCTTTCGATGGCCGCGCACAAAGCCGCGCTCGAAATTTTTGCCCAAGCCGGCATGCCTGCACTCTGTGCCAAAAGCGAAAAACTAACCGGCTACCTCGAATTTGTGATCGACAGCGTGAGCGCCGCACACGGCAACTGCCTCGAAATAATCACTCCGCGCGATAAAACCCAACGCGGCTGCCAGCTCAGCATTGTGGCTCACGGCCGCGGACGCAAACTCTTTGATGCACTCACTGCCGGAGGCGTTATTGCCGACTGGCGCGAACCCAACGTAATACGCACCGCTCCTGTGCCGCTGTACAATTCGTTTGAAGATGTGTGGCGCTTTGGTGCAATTTTGAATAAAGCGCTGCAAAACCACTAA